One Paenibacillus sp. FSL W8-0186 genomic window carries:
- a CDS encoding cytochrome c biogenesis protein CcdA produces the protein MADINVVIAFGAGVASFISPCALPLYPSYLSYITGMSVQTLQKEQNKREVRMKTMAHTLAFILGFSVVFYTLGFGAGLFGEFFIHYRDLIRQISAILIILMGLFLLGIFQPQFLLKERKMDIKLKKSGYVASFIFGIGFSAGWSPCVGPILAAIISLAVSEPGTWLNLITAYTLGFALPFFILAFFIGSTKWITRYSAAIMKIGGALMLLMGVLLFTNQMAKITIWLQQITPEWLKF, from the coding sequence ATGGCTGATATTAATGTAGTGATAGCTTTCGGGGCAGGTGTTGCCTCCTTCATTTCGCCTTGCGCCTTGCCGCTCTACCCGTCCTATTTGTCTTATATTACGGGGATGTCTGTGCAAACGCTACAGAAGGAGCAAAACAAGCGGGAAGTCCGTATGAAGACGATGGCGCACACGCTCGCTTTTATTCTGGGATTCTCTGTTGTTTTCTATACTCTTGGCTTCGGGGCCGGGCTTTTTGGCGAGTTTTTCATCCATTATCGGGATTTGATCCGCCAGATTTCTGCTATTTTAATTATACTTATGGGCTTGTTTTTGCTCGGCATATTCCAGCCGCAATTTTTGCTGAAGGAACGCAAAATGGATATCAAGCTAAAGAAGAGCGGATACGTGGCTTCTTTTATTTTTGGCATCGGCTTTTCCGCCGGCTGGTCGCCTTGCGTAGGGCCGATTTTGGCCGCGATTATTTCGCTGGCAGTCAGTGAGCCGGGAACATGGCTAAACCTGATTACGGCATATACGCTGGGCTTTGCTTTGCCGTTTTTCATTCTGGCTTTCTTCATCGGCAGCACGAAATGGATTACCCGCTATTCTGCGGCGATCATGAAAATCGGCGGTGCGCTAATGCTGTTGATGGGGGTGCTGCTGTTTACGAACCAAATGGCCAAAATTACGATTTGGCTGCAGCAGATTACGCCTGAATGGCTTAAATTCTAA
- a CDS encoding metal ABC transporter permease has protein sequence MEILTAEFFQRALIGGLLIGITAPLIGIFLVLRRLSMIGDTLAHVTIAGVALGFLIHANPIWVGLAFAVLASFAIEKLRKAYKAYAELSIAIIMSGGVALASLFFTLGIGYNTDVLFGSIYTLSREDLYIVGAVTLVVIAVVALFFKEFFLLTFEEDAAAVSGLPVKLFNLLITVLTALVISTAIKIVGALLVSALITIPAACSLLIARSFKSSVIFSVIIAEIAVVIGLVMAGIWNLAPGATIVLLLIGMLIVTLIGKKGLNA, from the coding sequence TTGGAAATACTTACGGCAGAATTTTTTCAAAGAGCGCTGATAGGCGGGCTGCTCATTGGCATTACAGCCCCCCTGATCGGTATTTTTTTAGTGCTGCGCCGCTTGTCGATGATCGGGGACACACTGGCCCATGTAACGATTGCGGGCGTGGCCCTCGGTTTCCTGATCCATGCCAATCCGATATGGGTCGGGCTGGCCTTTGCAGTACTGGCCTCCTTCGCGATCGAGAAGCTGCGCAAAGCTTATAAAGCCTACGCGGAACTGTCGATAGCCATCATCATGTCCGGTGGCGTGGCGCTGGCGTCGCTGTTCTTTACGCTCGGGATAGGGTACAATACGGATGTATTGTTCGGCAGCATTTATACTTTGAGCAGGGAAGATTTATATATCGTCGGCGCAGTTACGCTCGTCGTTATCGCCGTTGTGGCCCTGTTCTTCAAGGAATTTTTCCTTCTTACGTTTGAGGAGGATGCCGCTGCGGTCAGCGGGCTGCCCGTTAAGCTGTTCAACCTGCTGATTACTGTGCTGACGGCGCTGGTCATTAGTACCGCTATCAAAATCGTTGGCGCCCTGCTCGTATCCGCTTTAATTACGATTCCTGCGGCATGCAGCCTGCTTATTGCGCGCAGCTTCAAGTCCTCGGTGATCTTCTCGGTCATTATCGCGGAAATTGCCGTTGTGATCGGGCTGGTTATGGCCGGCATTTGGAATCTGGCGCCGGGTGCTACGATTGTGCTGCTGCTCATCGGCATGCTGATCGTTACTCTTATAGGCAAAAAAGGGCTGAACGCTTAG